Part of the Labilithrix sp. genome, GTCGCTCCGCGCGGTCGACATGCCGTACCAGATCATCGGCGGCACGAAGTTCTACGACCGCGCCGAGATCAAGGACGCGATCGCGTACCTGCGCGTCCTCGTGAACCCGAAGAGCGACGTCGACATGCTCCGCATCATCAACGTGCCGGCGCGCGGCATCGGCAGCACGACGGTGGAGCGCGTCGCGAGCTACGCGAACATGCAGGGCATCTCGATCTTCGAGGCGCTCGAGCGGCTCGACGACTTCGCGGAGGACCTCGGCTCCGCGCCGCGGAAGCGCCTCGGCCAGTTCCGCGAGCTGATGAAGCTGCTCGCGGGCGAGGCGCGCGCCCGCTCCGCGCCGGAGGTCCTCCGTCTCCTCCTCGCGAAGACCGGCTACAAAAAGGCGCTCGAAGACGAGGACACCGCCGAAGCGGAGGGCCGCCTCGAGAACCTCGCCGAGCTCGAGGGCTCGATGCAGGACTACGAGACCGAAGCGGAGGCGCGCGGCGAGCCGCCGACGCTCGACGGCTTCCTCGAGCGCGTCTCGCTCGTCGCGGACACGGACCAGGGCGACGCGCCGATCGAGAAGGTCACCCTGATGACGGTGCACGGCGCGAAGGGCCTCGAGTTCGAGCTCGTGCTGCTCACCGGCATGGAAGAGGACATGTTCCCCTACCGGAACCAGGAGCCGCGCACGCCGGAGGAGATGGAGGAGGAGCGCCGCCTCGCGTACGTCGCGATCACGCGCGCGCGCCATCACCTCATCGTCACGCACGCGCGCCAGCGCCAGATCTTCGGCACGACGCGCCTCGGCGTCCCGAGCCGCTTCGTCGGCGACCTCCCGCCCGAGGCGGCGGAGCACATGGAGACGTCGGCCGCGCGCGCGGCGGGGGCGTCGGGTCGCTGGATCGATCGCGACCAAGCGCCGACGAGCTGGAAGCGCCCGTCCGCGTCGCCGTCGCCCGCGTGGAAGCACCCGCAAGCGGACGTCATCCCCGGCGACGAGTGGGGCCCCGGCCCGGCCGCGCTGCAGAGCCGCCGTCATCGCGCGGCCTCGCGCGATCCGGGCGAGCGCTACGTCGAGTACGACGAGGGCGCCGACCCGCCGCCGAGCGCGGCGGGCCCGCTCCGCCGCGGCAGCACGGTGGTGCACCAGCGCTTCGGCCGCGGCGAGGTGATGAAGGTCGTCACGGTCGGCGAGCCCGCCGTCGTCGCCTTCTTCCCAGGCTGGGGCGAGAAGAAGGTCCTCGCGCGGTTCCTGAAGCTCGCGTGATCGTCACGAGCCGCCGTCGCGCGGCGGCGGCCAGCCAGAGGACGACGGCGGGCCGCCATAGGCGGACGACATGCCGCCCATGTCTCCAGGGGGCGTGCCGCCGCCGCCTCGGTCTTCGTCCGTGCTGTCATCGGCGACCGCCGGCTTCGTGACCTTCGGGACGCCCTCGGTCGACGTCTTCTCGTCCTCGTCGTCGTCCCCGACCACGACCGCGCCAGAAGGGGTGGGATCCGTGGTCTGGCCGCCGCACGCGGCCAGCGCGATCGACGCCGCGAAGGTGAAGCGCGCGAGGCGGTCGAGGCGTCGCGTCGTCGAGGGGACGGCGCGCGCCGCGAGCCCGGCAGCGAGGGCGCTCTGGCAGAACGGACACGACGTTTCGTTCGCACGGACGTGGCGCAGACAGGCGGGGCAGGGGACGAGCATGCTCCCCATCAAGCACGGTGCGTTCCTGTATGGCGGACGCGGAAACTCGGGCGAATTGGGGAGACGTTGCTACCGCTGGCGCGCCTTGGCACACCACGGCACATGGCG contains:
- a CDS encoding UvrD-helicase domain-containing protein — its product is MKWAKSFGSMQPELNEPQTEAAFHVDGPLLVFAGAGSGKTRVITYRIANLVARERVAPWRILAVTFTNKAAGEMRARLERPDLLGPVARDLWVGTFHATCAKFLRMFPEAIERSKSFVIYDSTDQKAVVTRVLRDMNLDDRRYTPKAVLGRIHKEKQEGRGPDEMSLDSYLDDAVQKAYRKYEAALRAANALDFEDLILSVVRVLEAPADGSVGVEVLRAQETLLKKFDHVLVDEFQDTNQIQYRLLKKLASRTKNLCVVGDDDQSIYRWRGADVRNIRGFRRDWPAAKVVKLEQNYRSTKNIVASALAVIAPSPTREPKELFTDNPNGTPIRVIACADERDEAACVVRAIRDAREAGIGPKEIAVFYRVHAQSRVLEESLRAVDMPYQIIGGTKFYDRAEIKDAIAYLRVLVNPKSDVDMLRIINVPARGIGSTTVERVASYANMQGISIFEALERLDDFAEDLGSAPRKRLGQFRELMKLLAGEARARSAPEVLRLLLAKTGYKKALEDEDTAEAEGRLENLAELEGSMQDYETEAEARGEPPTLDGFLERVSLVADTDQGDAPIEKVTLMTVHGAKGLEFELVLLTGMEEDMFPYRNQEPRTPEEMEEERRLAYVAITRARHHLIVTHARQRQIFGTTRLGVPSRFVGDLPPEAAEHMETSAARAAGASGRWIDRDQAPTSWKRPSASPSPAWKHPQADVIPGDEWGPGPAALQSRRHRAASRDPGERYVEYDEGADPPPSAAGPLRRGSTVVHQRFGRGEVMKVVTVGEPAVVAFFPGWGEKKVLARFLKLA